The Anabaena sp. PCC 7108 region GATGCATAATTTTATTTCTCTCCCCTGGCTTGACGTGCGGCTTGAATGCGTTTTGCGATCGCTTCTATTTGATCACTAGCTGCTTGATCTAAACTATCAGCAAAGGCAGCCACTACGTCAGGATTTCCCACTGCTAAAAATCGCTGTAATTGATCATGGGCTTTAATTACTTCTGCTTGTTGTTTGGTGAGTAATGGCCGCCAATAAAATGCTTTTCCCTGTTTATCACAAGCTAACCAACCTTTTTCGGTGAGACGACGGAGAACGGTGGTAACGGAAGTATAAGCTAATTCGCGGTTAGGA contains the following coding sequences:
- a CDS encoding BlaI/MecI/CopY family transcriptional regulator translates to MAPLPDYRPKQMSVGPLEAEILSIVWDIGSATVKDVHDRILADPNRELAYTSVTTVLRRLTEKGWLACDKQGKAFYWRPLLTKQQAEVIKAHDQLQRFLAVGNPDVVAAFADSLDQAASDQIEAIAKRIQAARQARGEK